The Tripterygium wilfordii isolate XIE 37 chromosome 21, ASM1340144v1, whole genome shotgun sequence genome segment CTAGAAGTCTccagaaaatacaaataaaaacacataaaagaGTCAAACTACAGTCAACTGACTTAACCATGCtaaacagaaaataaaactgGGTTAAAAACCAACTAGACATAAAACACACATTAACAAACATAAATACAATACAAGAAAAGATGTCATTGACTCAACACTTAACTATTGATATCTTCATTTTGAATGCTTATGTCAACATTTCTCGATATGTTGAGCATCTCCTTTCCTTGTTTTTCGTTTTCTCCATGATATAAGCTTTCTGGTTAGTTTGTTCGCTTCTTATGTTGTTCTTTATAAATTTGTCTCTAAAGTAACTCTTTATCAGAGATTTATTTTTATGAGTTAGTTCAGGAAGTCTGTGAGAGTTTCCTGTAGTGTTACGTGATTCAATTACCAGTATGAGTAATATCCAATGACGGACTTGAACGATATAGGAAACATATAAGATATGACTAACATTACATTTAAACTTTACCCTCCAAGTTCAGGCATATATGAGTCTTATGGTCTGCGAAAATTTCTTTCAATGGAAAACAGGACAACCTTCAACCTCTATGCCAGGTGCTGTAGGGCAACTTGCCAAAGGACAATGATCGTCTATTTCCAAACCCCACCAGCTTGGCCCATTTATGTCTCTGTTTTGTAACGTGAAATAGCTTAGTATAGCCAAGAAAGCAACCCCAGCATCTAACCCAGCCGATAAAATGTAGTTGTGTCTAGCCCACCACCCTTTGTATCTCCTGTAGACGACGAAGTTGAAGAAAATGCCCACAACACCCCACATCAAGTAGTTAACCGCTCTGGCAGGTGGCATGGCACCTGTGGCTCCTAAAAGGATTGGCATATTGATTAGTCTTATCCACTTTGCTTGGGGGAATTTGCGCGAGAAAAACCACACCGGTACCGGTGCAAGAATGCCAATGAGAAAGAAATAGTTCATCTTAGAGTAAAGACCCAGACGACCAAACATGCGCAGTGGCCCAACCACACCCCAAATGATGGAGGCATTGTAGAAAACATCATCTCCTGGGCAAGTCCACGGGCTTCCCTTTGGCAATTTAGTTGTATCGCAGATGTTATCCACATTAGTCAGAAGCCACCAAGCCGTTCCAAAGTATGTTGAGGATGCAATTATAGTGCCTGCTAACTTCAGTGAAgccataaataaatattataatttagtCCCACTCAAGGTTATAGGAACATGATATTCTGAGTGTTAACACCTACCTGGACTATAAACATGGACTTTGGAGGGATCTTCATATAATGCCCTAGCTTGAAGTCTGAGAGAAACATTATTGCTTGTGACATGCTTATATACCCATAGGTTTTGAAAGCCACATTTGCTAGAGGTTTCCCCGGATACATGTATCCGATGATCAACTCAGTAATGACGTTTAGCCCTGGTTGCTGCACAAAAATTTGGCAATTTGAGTATAGAAATCAAGAAGGTTGAGTATATTTGGCTGTCGTATGCATACCTGGTTTGTGGTTGCTGTGATAACACCTATTGGGAGGGTGAAGAATAAGGCCAACCCAATCGCTAGTAGAACTCCCCAATAAGGAAGCTGCAATTCTTTTCCAAACCCTTCACAAGCAAGCATAGCAAGTCCAACTACCAGCACCAATAGTGTGTAAAACCACCACTGAGGGACTACGTCGTAGTTCTTCTTCATTATTCTAGTGTGAACATCACCAAACTTATCTTGGAATGCTGCTTTAGTTTGTTGCCAAATTGTTCTGCAAATGGAATGTCAAGAATGATTAGAAAAGTCATCGTCTTTACTGTCACTGAATATATGAAAGCATAAGTACCCACCTCCCATGAAAAAGCACAACATGAGATAGTGTAGCAGCCAACGTAGCAAAGCTTAGACCGTAAGAAAATACAAAGAAGATACTCAAGTTAACTTGGCTATAGCCATCATATCCTTGCTGATTGAATTCGAAGGTTGTTGAATTCAAAACTGTTGAAACATCATATTCCCCGCCCGTGGCATTGAAAACATGGGATGAGAAAATGGGGAATCTCTTGGCTTCATACGAGTTGGTCCAATAAGCTATGGGGATCATTACATAGACGATTAAGAAGAATCCAACCATTATATTGATTATAGCAAATCCAGGAGTAGCCAACGGTGTTCCTAGGAAGCCAGCCACAGTCGCCCAATCAAGTCCAAACGAGCCAATACCAAGACCACGTAGACCCCCACCAATTTGTTGAGCTGTGACCGATTTTTTCCATATCCAACAAACAAATGATAGAGCAGTTATAGAAGGGAACAAATAGTTTGGAACAATGTAGTAGGCAAAGCTTGATAAAAGGACTACAAGGAAGAATTGTAGCCTTGTTAGGCCTCCCTTTGGTCTCCTCTCAATTTCATGTAGTGCCCTGTAAGTTCAAAAGGCAGGGGAAAAGTTTTTGAGAGATTATGTTGAATTcttcaaaacaataaaacacAATTACGGAGGATATGTACCTGAAAAGGGAGACCTGAACAAGGTTAGAAGGCCACCACATGTATGGTGAGTCCACTAGAAACTTACGGAAAATCCCTGCCCATCCATATCCAAGCAACTGAACGATCGAATACAATAAAACCCAAAACAAGGAGAATGAAGCGTTGAGTTCCAGTTTTACATATACGATGTAACAAATTTGGGATTAGTAGGAAGAAAGATGTCACCTGGGTAGTCTGCGTTAATAACATAGCTGCAAGAGGATGGATCTGCCTTTTATAGAAAGCTTTCACAATGGTTATAATGTTCACTGCATATACAGAATTTGATCCTGAATTGGCAAATATGGTGATCAACACATGTTCTTTCAAGTTGAATGGCCCTGGATTCATTGAAAATGACCATTTCGTTCCCGGAACCTGAATTGGTCTGGTTGGGAGAGTTGCTGCCATAAATCTTCCCATAGGAAGTACCACAATTTGGGCCGAAACCGAAGATATGTAGAGTGGATTTTGGCGGTAACCAAAGAACTGGTTTAGGAAGGCTAGAAGAGCACATGAGATGATTCCCAAAACCCATGTTCGAAATGTCAAGCAATGTAGTGTGGGATCATCCGTGATAGGCACTGTGAGTCTGACTTGTTCAATTGGAGAATCATTCACCTCATCTATAGAGAAAACAAAGGGCATAGCGATCAATTTTCAGCAACTAATAAGTAGTGGAAACAAAGGAATCGTATGCTTTTTAAGATTTTAACTCAAAAAAATTAGATGGACCATGCAGCAAGATATATGAGcttaatatatagatataagtCGAACAAATGATATGCAACGAACTTCTGAAAGATCCTGTGACAGTATCCTCAGGAAAAAGAGCAGTTACAGAGGTTAATGATTCAAACTCTAGAAAATAAGTTTATGCTTTTGTTTCTGTAGTATCAAGAACTTGACATGTAATTAAGTAACCTAGCAGTTCAGACTCCTTGGTGATCTTGTCTGGTATAGGAATTCCATTAGCTTCTGGATGTTCCATTTTTGTTCACCTGCAATTCCAATTCAGAATAGCAAGTAACAGAAGTAAGCTTGTAAAACACTGGTTCTTTTCTCTCCTAATATAATCTTTCTTTTTCTGTCGTTCTCGCAGGTAGCGTCATATTTGTGAAGCCAGCAACAGTCCAAATAAAATGTTGAAGCTGATTCTTGGAATGTCCAGTCATTGATAGGAAGAAACTGCCAGAATCTCATTCTTAACCCTCCAAGGATAAGCAGTTCGGTGATAACAAGCAAAGGCAAAAGAGTGTTGATCTGTTCTTGTCTTGGAAATCATTGTTAAGTAAATAAAAGTTAAAGATGTTAGCTTCAGTGTGGCGTGGCTTTTCTTCTACCCTATATTTATCTATCCATAATTAAGTAATTAGGTTTTAGAAGAGTTACCATCAACCCTTGAATTTCAGAGAGAATTTGCTCACACACACAATGTTTATTTTCtgcaaaaattcaaaagtaGGTGACCCAACTCGTGATGCTTAGGAAAAGACAGTACTTCACTACTGGCTTGCATTCATTGTAGACTGTAATCTGCATTAGTATGTAAAGACAATACACTAAATGGTGCGTCGGCAATCAAAATCAACGAGCTAGTGTTGTTAAAGCCGGTTAATTAAGACGTGAAACTGACTTCATTCCTAATAATCTATAGCGCCCGGAggtaatttctaaatacaaaaTGGTTTTCTTGGTTCCATCATATATTTTTGGCATTATTATTCTAACAACGTCAATTACAACATTTTCTAGCCTTTTGTTTTGGAGAGACGAGATGGTTTTTACCCTCGGTTTTTGCTAACAAAGAAAGTAAGAAACTGACCATCTCTATGTAAACAACAGGAGCGTGTAAACATTAGGAGTGATGTCAAAAATACCTGTATAATTGGACCTCTACCTCTAAATTGAGGTCCCAATATCCTTTAATCTAGCACTTACCGAaagtaaaaatatatttgttttagtATAATTTTACCCTTATGAGTGTTTCTCATTGGTATTACAAGAAATAGGGTTACAATGGACATTTTGTAGCTGATAAAGTGGGACAGCTGAAAAGCCATCCGGACATCATTCGTAGTCGTCCGGATGGGTCACTACAGGATTAAGCAAACATAAGGATTTAGGAGTATGTTTCAGTCATCTCAAATTGCAAAGGACTTGACTTGGCATGCAAATGCGAGGGCCATTGATGGTAAGCTCCGACATCCAACTGGTTCACCATCATGGAAGCTATTTGATGAGAAATGGCCTACATTTGCATCGGATCCTAGAAATCTTTGTCTTGCCCTATCAGCTGATGGAATCAAACCAGAGAGCTCTTTTAGTAGTACATATAGTTGTTAGCCAGTTCTTCTTATAACATACAATCTTCCGCCATGGTTGTGTATGAAACAGAAATTTATGATGTTGTCTCTATTGATTTCTGGTCCTCAACAACCAGGCAATGACATTGATGTGTACTTGGCTCCTTTGATAGAagatttataaattttgttggaTGTTGGGGTAGATGCTTATGATGCCAACAAAAAGGAATTCTTTAATTTAAGAGATGTGTTACTATGGACTATAAATGACCTTCCAGCATATGAGAATTTAGCAGGTTGCACCGTTAAAGGGTACAATGCCTGTCCATATTATGGTGGAAACACACCCAAATGTAGACTGAAACATAGtagaaaaaaatacataaatggGTCATCGTCGGTGGCTTCCTTCTAATAATGAATTCAGACGCCAAGCGAAAGCCTATGACAACACAACAGAGCATGACCGAGCTCCGAAATCGTTGAGCGGCGAGGAGATTTTACAGCTAGTTGAGTCTATTGAACATGAATGGGGAAAGAACAACACTAAAAAACTCAATAGGATTGACAATGATGAACATGTGTGGTGGAAGAAAAAATCCATATTCTATAATTTAGATTATTGGAAGTACTTATTGAAGCGACATCAATTAGATGTTATGCACATCgaaaaaaatgtgtgtgagAGCATCTATGGAACATTGTTGCACATTCTTGGAAAGACCAAAGATGGTCTTAAGTCAAGGAAGGATCTTGTGGCAATGAAAATGAGGGACAAATTAGCACCATTAGTAAAAGGTAAGCGTACCTTTCTTCCTTCAGCTTCTTACACATTAACTAGAGATGAAAAGACAAGCTTTTGTAAAACTTTGAAGAGTATCAAGGTTCCTGATGGGTATTCGTCAAACATCAAGAATCTTCTGTCAATGAAAGACTTTAAACTTCAAGGCCTAAAGTCCCATGATTGCCATATTCTTATTGAACAACTCTTACCCGTTGCACTTCAATGTGTTTTGCCAAAGCATGTCAAAGATGCTATTATCAGGTTTTGTTTCTACATCAATTCCTTGTGTGCAACTATGGTTGATGTGTCAATATTGGATAAATTGGAGACGAACATCGTAGTGACTTTGTGTTTGTTGGAAAAATGTTTTCCCCCATCTCTTTTTGACATTATGGTTCATCTTACTGTGCACTTAGTCAACAAAGTTAGACTATGTGGTCTTGTCTATCTTCACTGGATGTATCCTTTTGAGAGATACATAAAAACCTTAAAGGCTATGCTCGAAATCGTAACCGTCCTGAGGGATGCATAGTTGAGAGTTATATTGTAGAGGAAGCAGTAGAATTTTCTGCCGAATACATGTCAAACATGCTTACTATTGGGCTACCAGCTGGTCATGTGCAAAAGTTGTCAATTGATAAGCCATTGTCTATGGGAAAACTAGAGAAAGTTAACCAAACTTTACTAGATCAAGCACATTTGTACATTTTGCACAACACACAAAGTTGAACCATACATTAGGTAATCTCTTCAATTTCCTCCATGTAATGTAATATGTTTGTATAATCTCTATATTGGATAACATGTGTAATGTATGATATATTCAATTCCCTTCCGCGAACACGTGGAATGACTTAGAACTTGTCATCcacatcaaaatgaaaaatggtTACAAGAGGAACACAATCGTATCTTTGCCGATTGAATAACTGATAAGGTTATGCTCAACATTTGTTTTAAGTTCAGTATTCATTTAACTTGTTTGTTATtgctcattaaaaaaataatgctcACATACACTTCGTGCTTATTAGGTGTACTCGTTGATTGAAAATCGTGTTGTTGTATCGGATACCTTACGTTGGATATCACAAGGCCCTATTCCTTTCGTAGATAAACAACCAGGTTATGATATTAATGGTTTTCACTTTGTAACACGTGATCGAGAGTCAAACCGAGTTACTCAAAATAGTGGTGTAACTCTAGTTGCGAAAGCCATGCATGTTGCTGCTTCTAAAGATAAAATTCCTATAACATGTGACATGACATTTTATGAGGGTATAGTTGAGATATGGGTTGTTGACTACCACTTGTTAAAAATTCCTGTGTTGAAGTGTGATTGGGTTCAAAATAGGGGTGGTGTGAAGAAGGATGAACATGGATTCATCTTAGTGGACTTAAACTGGTTAGGGTATAAATCTGATCCATTTATATTGGCTTCTCAAGCCAATCAAGTGTTTTATGTACCTGATCAGAGTGAAACAAAATGGTCTATTGTATGTCATATGCCCAGTAGAGGTGATCCCTACCAAAGAATTGAAGATGATGTCTATTATAATGTTGCTGAACACCCTCTATTTTGTTCTGATTTATCAACTAATGCTTTTCTATATTCTGTCGATGACGAGCAAGAAATTTTCGCACGAAATACCGAAGAGGGAATTTGGATCGAACGTTGAAATACCATTATGTAGAACCCTGTTGGCAGTGAGTAATCATTAAATTCctaaatattttattgtttactTGTGTGTTTTGtgtatatgtttgtgtgtgatggcttttttcttttaattatgtGTTGTGGCTTAAGTTCTTATGTTATTTATGTTTTACAATTGTCAGGTgtagttaaatggataaaagaaAGGGTTCTTTTGATGACGAGGATAATTTTGAGGTTGCATATTATGATAAACTGCTTGACCATGAAAACGAAGACGCTGAAGATGCTAAAGTTGAAGGTAAATTTGTTGAAGGTGATGATGTTCTAGGTTTTGATGTTCAAGGTGACGATGTTCTAGGTGCTGATGTTCCAAAGAGCAGTAACCCGAAAAGAGGTGTCAATAGGAGTGCCAGgcagaataaaaaattaagaacgACGAAGGGGAGGATAGTGGTACAATATAATTCAATGAGAGTTCCCACAGGTGATGAGGCCACTGAGCTGTGTACGTATCTTGGAGTCTTGGCTCATACTTCGGTTTCAATCCTCGAAAAAGATTGGTGTAAAGTGTCATTTGAGATAAAGGATCGCTTATGGGAGTCTGTTCAGGTAAAGTTCAACAATACATACTCTGAATAGGCAACCTGTGATAAATATACATCATTTATTTATTAGTAAACTTCACTTACTAACTCTCACTTCTATTTTGTTATCATTGATATTAGGAACGCTTTGTTGTTCATCCTAACAGTAAGAAGACACTGTTATAGTCAATTGGGCATGCATTTCGTAACTTCAAGTACGTGCTGACAAGAAAGAACAACATGCCATTCATTAGGGATCGGAAGTTGCTATATACGCCCCCCATTGAATATCCCCAAATTAAGAAACTTGTTTGGAGAGAGTTTGTCAATAAGCGTTTATCTGATGACTTTCAAGTGTATATATTCAACTTAGGATCGATTCATCACTTGTTCATATATGTTTTACATATAACAAGAAATAACTAATATGTATGTTTTACTACAGAGAGTTAGTTCTACGAACAATGGGAAAAGGGCCTTATATAAGTTCAATCATCGACTCAGTCGAAGAGGATATGTTGGTTTGATGAAAGATGTGGTACGTTGCTTTCATGTTatggtaatttaattattttaagagATTTTATTTACTACATTAAAATAATGTAACATGTTTACCCACCAGTGCTCATAAACTGGTGTTTCTGAAGATTTAGTTGATAGAAATGAACTTTAGAAGAGAGATCAGAGAATGAAAAATGGAGGATACGACCCCGAAACTACATACATTGTTAACAAACTTGTGAGCAACTTAAACATTGTCCCTCACATTAATGTGGTGAAATATGActactttcttttttatgttaCAGGAGAAGTTGAAATAGGAGGTTGAAGAAGGGTCGCTGGAGTCCGATGGAAGAAACGACACATACTTGCACAATCACTGGGAAGGCTTCCTCAAGCTGGTCACTTGAAGGTGTTGGTGAATTTGTTAACATTACAAAGTACTTTCACAGCGTGAATGTACCTCGCTACTCAATTGAAAATCAACAGATTGAGCTTTTTGCTTGGAAGAAATCAATCGAAAAGCAACGGGAAGAAATCACGAACATATTAAAGAACAAACCTCCATATTCAGATGTAGAAAATTCCACCTTCTCACTATCTCCTTTATTTTGTGATGACGATTGCATAGAAAAGGACAAGGACAAGGTGGATGGAGTTGATGAACATAAGGTTAGTTTATCTGTTTTTTGTTAGGTTTCACTTTGGTTACTTTATCTCTTCTTATTACTGCTATTTGATTATACTGTTGATATTTGAATATGTAAAAATGCAGTAGCCTAGTAATTTAGACAACTCAACTGTGAAAAAGAGAGAATCCTCACTTCAAAGAGTAGTGGAAAATAGGGAAGGACCTGATGAAAAGGATGACATCACAACTATGaagaaaagaggaaaatctTTGATTCCTGCTGCCAACCCAAGAAAAAGTTCAAGACTCAACCCTAACTTGCGAACGGATGTTGcagatgagaaagaaaaaaaggggatTGGAAGTGCTATAAAGCAATTGTTTCAGGAGAAAGTTTTATTACCTAATAGTGAGGATCCAATGGCAAGGGTTGAAAGACTGAAAAAGCTGGAAAGCAAGAAAGTAGTAGTGCAGCATGTATGAAACACTAGGCAGGCAACGGTGGGGCACCAGATTAGTCATCCAATGCTGCAATTGTTTGCCAAGTTGTGTGAGACACACTTGCCTAAAGATGGCTGGATTCCATATCTTGTGCCAGAGGGTGTATTTGAGGCAAAAGGGATTAAAGCTCATATTGGGATGATGGAGTGCAAAGCATTGCTGACGATGCAACTATTAGGAGTCAACATTATTGAACTATACATTGCATAAGACATTTTCATTTTGCTTTACACTTAATTgttgttgtaattttaattaactcgcaagcgcacgaatacaattatagcataggtatgcaatagcgaggtcgatcccacagagTTTTGTCAAGTAATTCCAATTCCTACTCAATTAGAACGTCTcgagataataaaaaaaataaaactacattatttctgaaaattaaagagaagttgtgtgaatttgaaaatcaagAAAGTGCAAGAATATTAGAAAGATTCAGGGTGTTTTAAATCAAGAGAATGCAAACTAGGACTTCGATTTCACCATAGCAATCCTATTCTATGTCTTATTTGGTTAAGATTCAATTCTCGTTTCTAAGGTTCGTTGTTATTTAAAATATGAAacgccattgattgtggtcaagataaactattcttaatttgttatctagccattgattgtggtcaagattacaaacaagaatgcattgagtgcaagaagaacatcaagaaccAAGAGTGTCTATGCATGGATCATGCGTCAACaacatctcattcattcacaagagctatatcaagtttacccattga includes the following:
- the LOC119989878 gene encoding oligopeptide transporter 1-like; the encoded protein is MPFVFSIDEVNDSPIEQVRLTVPITDDPTLHCLTFRTWVLGIISCALLAFLNQFFGYRQNPLYISSVSAQIVVLPMGRFMAATLPTRPIQVPGTKWSFSMNPGPFNLKEHVLITIFANSGSNSVYAVNIITIVKAFYKRQIHPLAAMLLTQTTQLLGYGWAGIFRKFLVDSPYMWWPSNLVQVSLFRALHEIERRPKGGLTRLQFFLVVLLSSFAYYIVPNYLFPSITALSFVCWIWKKSVTAQQIGGGLRGLGIGSFGLDWATVAGFLGTPLATPGFAIINIMVGFFLIVYVMIPIAYWTNSYEAKRFPIFSSHVFNATGGEYDVSTVLNSTTFEFNQQGYDGYSQVNLSIFFVFSYGLSFATLAATLSHVVLFHGRTIWQQTKAAFQDKFGDVHTRIMKKNYDVVPQWWFYTLLVLVVGLAMLACEGFGKELQLPYWGVLLAIGLALFFTLPIGVITATTNQQPGLNVITELIIGYMYPGKPLANVAFKTYGYISMSQAIMFLSDFKLGHYMKIPPKSMFIVQLAGTIIASSTYFGTAWWLLTNVDNICDTTKLPKGSPWTCPGDDVFYNASIIWGVVGPLRMFGRLGLYSKMNYFFLIGILAPVPVWFFSRKFPQAKWIRLINMPILLGATGAMPPARAVNYLMWGVVGIFFNFVVYRRYKGWWARHNYILSAGLDAGVAFLAILSYFTLQNRDINGPSWWGLEIDDHCPLASCPTAPGIEVEGCPVFH